One segment of Curtobacterium sp. MR_MD2014 DNA contains the following:
- a CDS encoding ABC transporter ATP-binding protein yields MTDVLLRTEALRVTRSGRDLLHDVALTVRSGEHWALLGPNGAGKSTLLAVLGANGHPTAGTVELLGRRLGRVDVRELREHIGHVDPRHRMLSPLTVTETVLTGLTGTTDLMMRWEPTPDQLETARRHVADVGLAARADARWPVLSQGERGRTLIARALMSEPRLLLLDEPATGLDVAAREHLLETVDALRQRQPDLGSVMVTHHLEDLPASTSHAMLLRDGAVVAQGPADEVVTSEAVSHAFAFPLAIERTAGRWHARRAE; encoded by the coding sequence GTGACCGACGTCCTGCTCAGAACCGAAGCCCTCCGCGTCACCCGCTCCGGGCGGGACCTGCTGCACGACGTGGCCCTGACCGTCCGCAGCGGCGAGCACTGGGCGCTGCTCGGTCCGAACGGCGCGGGCAAGTCGACCCTGCTCGCCGTCCTCGGTGCGAACGGGCACCCGACCGCGGGCACCGTCGAGCTGCTCGGGCGTCGGCTCGGCCGCGTCGACGTGCGGGAGCTCCGCGAGCACATCGGGCACGTCGACCCGCGGCACCGCATGCTGTCGCCGCTGACGGTCACCGAGACCGTCCTGACCGGGCTGACCGGCACGACGGACCTCATGATGCGGTGGGAGCCGACGCCGGACCAGCTCGAGACCGCCCGACGGCACGTCGCGGACGTCGGCCTCGCGGCACGGGCCGACGCCCGGTGGCCGGTGCTGTCGCAGGGCGAACGCGGGCGGACCCTCATCGCCCGGGCATTGATGAGCGAACCGCGCCTGCTGCTGCTCGACGAGCCGGCCACCGGACTCGACGTCGCCGCGCGCGAGCACCTGCTCGAGACGGTCGACGCCCTGCGCCAGCGCCAGCCGGACCTCGGCAGCGTGATGGTGACCCACCACCTCGAGGACCTGCCCGCGTCGACCTCGCACGCGATGCTGCTGCGCGACGGTGCCGTGGTGGCCCAGGGCCCGGCCGACGAGGTCGTCACGTCCGAGGCGGTGTCGCACGCCTTCGCCTTCCCGCTGGCCATCGAGCGGACCGCTGGCCGCTGGCACGCGCGCCGCGCGGAGTAG